Proteins co-encoded in one Bombus pyrosoma isolate SC7728 linkage group LG4, ASM1482585v1, whole genome shotgun sequence genomic window:
- the LOC122566524 gene encoding zinc finger protein OZF-like isoform X1: protein MNVRSPLNSRIEPTTQQQVIMERSIILYSIIKEEDDYSTNQYENTLPKIRCAKIESLTRNDSNGEEESKETTKEETVSDIKHPDALAQTFYQCDMCKKLFRTKNLYEGHRVSHSDARPYQCDICEKSFKRTNTLAVHRRIHTRERNFVCDVCGHAFVQAFQLTTHQRRHFDKYTRYCEVCKKGFFTNAELHGHMNVKHGAKEHVCDSCNKSFPNNHTLVKHLKVHDPNFKPVKHQCEFCGKTFVYKNSLVFHVKSHMGENKYDCHLCGKSVSSKGSLQDHLRLHSGEKLLICDVCGKAFRKRSTLVVHKRTHTGEKPYTCDTCGKSFTQHSTLVIHKRYHTGQRPYQCEICSKSFVSRSSLNAHNKVHTVNVAVDQIE from the exons ATGAATGTAAG GTCACCATTGAACTCGAGGATCGAACCAACAACTCAACAGCAAGTGATCATGGAAagatcgataattttatattcaatcaTAAAAGAAGAGGACGACTATTCAACGAAtcaatatgaaaatacattgCCAAAGATTCGTTGCGCAAAAATTGAAAGTCTGACCAGAAACGATTCAAACGGCGAAGAAGAATCCAAAGAaacaacgaaagaagaaacggtCTCCGACATTAAGCATCCTGATGCCTTGGCACAGACATTCTATCAGTGTGATATGTGTAAAAAGCTTTTCAGGACAAAGAATCTTTACGAAGGCCATCGAGTGTCTCACAGCGACGCTCGACCTTATCAATGTGATATCTGCGAGAAATCCTTCAAGAGGACCAACACACTAGCCGTCCATAGAAGAATCCACACTCGAGAGAGGAATTTTGTGTGCGACGTATGCGGGCACGCGTTTGTCCAAGCTTTCCAATTAACTACTCATCAGAGGCGCCATTTCGACAAGTATACAAGATACTGCGAAGTATGCAAGAAAGGATTCTTCACGAACGCCGAATTACACGGTCACATGAACGTGAAACACGGAGCTAAAGAACACGTTTGTGACTCTTGCAACAAGTCTTTCCCGAATAATCATACTTTGGTGAAGCATCTGAAGGTTCATGATCCAAATTTCAAGCCTGTGAAGCACCAGTGTGAATTCTGCGGCAAGACGTTTGTTTATAAGAATTCTTTGGTGTTCCACGTAAAGTCCCATATGggtgaaaataaatacgattGCCATCTTTGCGGTAAATCAGTATCTTCTAAAGGATCTCTTCAGGATCATCTTCGACTTCATAGCGGGGAAAAATTGTTGATCTGTGATGTCTGCGGTAAAGCTTTTCGCAAGAGGAGCACTCTGGTTGTTCACAAAAGAACTCATACCGGAGAGAAACCGTATACTTGTGACACGTGTGGAAAATCATTCACGCAGCACTCGACGTTGGTCATTCACAAACGATATCACACAGGACAGAGACCGTACCAGTGCGAGATTTGCAGCAAATCGTTCGTTTCCAGGTCGTCGTTGAACGCTCATAACAAAGTGCACACAGTGAACGTTGCGGTGGACCAAATAGAGTGA
- the LOC122566524 gene encoding zinc finger protein OZF-like isoform X2, protein MERSIILYSIIKEEDDYSTNQYENTLPKIRCAKIESLTRNDSNGEEESKETTKEETVSDIKHPDALAQTFYQCDMCKKLFRTKNLYEGHRVSHSDARPYQCDICEKSFKRTNTLAVHRRIHTRERNFVCDVCGHAFVQAFQLTTHQRRHFDKYTRYCEVCKKGFFTNAELHGHMNVKHGAKEHVCDSCNKSFPNNHTLVKHLKVHDPNFKPVKHQCEFCGKTFVYKNSLVFHVKSHMGENKYDCHLCGKSVSSKGSLQDHLRLHSGEKLLICDVCGKAFRKRSTLVVHKRTHTGEKPYTCDTCGKSFTQHSTLVIHKRYHTGQRPYQCEICSKSFVSRSSLNAHNKVHTVNVAVDQIE, encoded by the coding sequence ATGGAAagatcgataattttatattcaatcaTAAAAGAAGAGGACGACTATTCAACGAAtcaatatgaaaatacattgCCAAAGATTCGTTGCGCAAAAATTGAAAGTCTGACCAGAAACGATTCAAACGGCGAAGAAGAATCCAAAGAaacaacgaaagaagaaacggtCTCCGACATTAAGCATCCTGATGCCTTGGCACAGACATTCTATCAGTGTGATATGTGTAAAAAGCTTTTCAGGACAAAGAATCTTTACGAAGGCCATCGAGTGTCTCACAGCGACGCTCGACCTTATCAATGTGATATCTGCGAGAAATCCTTCAAGAGGACCAACACACTAGCCGTCCATAGAAGAATCCACACTCGAGAGAGGAATTTTGTGTGCGACGTATGCGGGCACGCGTTTGTCCAAGCTTTCCAATTAACTACTCATCAGAGGCGCCATTTCGACAAGTATACAAGATACTGCGAAGTATGCAAGAAAGGATTCTTCACGAACGCCGAATTACACGGTCACATGAACGTGAAACACGGAGCTAAAGAACACGTTTGTGACTCTTGCAACAAGTCTTTCCCGAATAATCATACTTTGGTGAAGCATCTGAAGGTTCATGATCCAAATTTCAAGCCTGTGAAGCACCAGTGTGAATTCTGCGGCAAGACGTTTGTTTATAAGAATTCTTTGGTGTTCCACGTAAAGTCCCATATGggtgaaaataaatacgattGCCATCTTTGCGGTAAATCAGTATCTTCTAAAGGATCTCTTCAGGATCATCTTCGACTTCATAGCGGGGAAAAATTGTTGATCTGTGATGTCTGCGGTAAAGCTTTTCGCAAGAGGAGCACTCTGGTTGTTCACAAAAGAACTCATACCGGAGAGAAACCGTATACTTGTGACACGTGTGGAAAATCATTCACGCAGCACTCGACGTTGGTCATTCACAAACGATATCACACAGGACAGAGACCGTACCAGTGCGAGATTTGCAGCAAATCGTTCGTTTCCAGGTCGTCGTTGAACGCTCATAACAAAGTGCACACAGTGAACGTTGCGGTGGACCAAATAGAGTGA